The following DNA comes from Deltaproteobacteria bacterium.
CGCGGCGTTAGGGCCCCAAAGTACGCGCAGGTCGAAGTCCGTGCGGGCGTCGAGCCTGCTTGCGACCCTGCTCACGGCGAACCCCTCCTTCTCGGTGTCCCTCATGCGCGGCTCGTCGTAGGGCGCCCCGACGGGGTCGACGACGGCGGCGACCACCGGGCAGTGGGCCTTGTCGCCGCGGCGGGTCACCACGCCGACCTCGCCGTTTTCGAGACGCACGAAAAGGCCCGGCGGATACACGCCCATGCGCTTTACGGCCGTCGCCGCTATCTTCTCCTCGAAACGCCGCCCGCCGGCAAGGTATATCTCGCGCATGGCCCTGTCGGGCGGGATGCCGCGGCGGTAGCCCCGCCCCGCCACCTTGGCGCAGTAGAGATCGCCGGCCGAGAGTATGCGGGCGCTTATGGGTATGCGGTCGCCGCTCAGCCCATCGGGGTAGCCGGAGCCGTCGAGGTGTTCATGGTGGCAAAGCACGGCATCGAGCCACACGGTGCTCGCCACACCGGCCTCTTCAAGGAGCCGGTGCGATACCCGCGGATGCTCCATTATGGCCTTTCTCTGCTCGGCCGAGGGCAACCCCCTCTGAACGTAAAGCTCCTCCTGGAGCTCGTTCATGCCGAGGTTCATGGTGAGACAGGCCGCCAGTACGGGGAGGCGCGCCTGCTCGGCCCAGGGCATGTACTTCATTACGACCTCGCAGAAGACGGCCGTGTCCACGGGATGGACGACGGTGTAGCGCCCCTCCCTCATGACGAAGAGGGTGGCCAGCGCCGCATCCTCGTCGATGGCGCAGGCCCGCTGCAACTCCCTGCCTATGGAGACGATCTCTATGACGAAGTCGCGGGTGAAGTGATCGCGCTCGAAGAGCCCGGCGAGCCTCTCTCTCAGCCTCTCTATGATGCCGAAGGGGGTGTTTTTCATCGCCTCGGCCTCGAGTCTCGCCTGGCGGGCGGTGAACTCGTCGTGCGAGAGGTGGAAGATGCCGCGCTCGATCAGCGCATCGAGCTGGCGCCTCGTCTCGATGACATACCCCTTGCGAAGCAGAAGCCGGCCGTGCTTGTTGTAGGCGCTCCACGGCAGAGGGCGCCCAGGCACTATCTCGTCCCTGTTGACCGGTATGAGCGGCATGGTGGCGTCCGAAGTCAAAGGGTGACGGCCGGGGACCCGGAAAGCTCCGAGCGTCCTCCGCCGCGCAAACCCTCGGGTGGAAGGGGCCTGTGACCGCCTGAGCGCAGACCCCCTCCCCCCAGAGAAAAGACCCCCGCAAGGCGAAAGGCCCCTCGTCCCGGACGAGGGGGCGGCTCGGGTCGACAGGCCACCCCGTTACGATTGTTCTGTTTCATCTTCATTATATTTTCAATCCACCCCCCTGTCAACAGGCCGGTAGCTCACGGGCGATACGGTGCGGGTCCGGTCTCAGTCGAGCCAGTCGGGGAGCCAGTCGAGTCCGGTGTCCTCTTCATCGGCCTCGGGACCGTCGCCGCCTGTGGAGCGGGCGCCGGTCTCTCCGCGCCTTATGGCCTCCACGTAGTTGACTATGGAGTCTATCATCTCCTCGTCGAGGGCGCCGAACTCGGGCATGTAGCGCTCGCCCTCGGGGGCGGCCCTCCCCTTTATGTAGTTTATGATGTCCCAGCGGTTGAGCCCGTCCATCACCGAGTGATCGGTGAAGTCAGCGGGACGGTGCTCGAGCTTTTCGGCCGCCCACCCGCGGCCGTCGCCCTTTTCGCCGTGACAGTTGGAGCAGTACTTCATGTAGAGGAGATGTCCCTTTTCGAGGGGGTCCTCCCTGTAGCGTCTCTCGCGCTCCTGGGGGGTGGGGCCCTCGAGGGGGCCCTTGTCCTTCTCAAGAAGGCGGATGTAGGCCACCACGTCCCTTATCTCGTCGGGAGAGAGCCTCTCCTTCCAGCCGGGCATCTGTATGAAGGGGAACATCTCCTGGCCGTAGGCTATGCGGTCGTAGAGCTCCTGGTCGCTCAGCAGCGACATGTACGCCCTGTTGGAGAGGTCGCCGGCCCTGATCCCGCGGATCCTCGCCCCCGGGCCGTCTCCCTCGCCCTTCCAGCCGTGGCAGTTGACGCACAACGACCTGTAGACCTTCTTGCCCCTGTCCAGCGAGACCCCTGCACCGGCGCGGGGGACCGCCCAGAGCGACAGTACCGCAAGGCCGCAAACCACAAAGAGCGCCTTCCATCTCATGGTGCACCTCCTCAGCTTGATTACTCCGGGGAAAACTTCCTGCAGAAGGGCCACGGGCCCGCGTTTCCCCCTGCCCCATCGCATGGCATTCGGATATTCGGCTGTACCGGGGGTCGGCCCGCGCCGGGCGGGGTTTTTTTACGCCTTTGCGGCCCGCCCCCCGGTACAGCCCCCAGGGCAGCCGGCGCGGGCAGCCTGGGGGAAACTTTCTGTAGAAAGTTTCCCCCAGCCCCCCTTCAAAGACTTTTAATTCCCTGCGGATCACCCCGATTTTGCTTGCAAAATCGGGGTGATCCGCAGGGCGTTAAAATTTTGGAGGGAGTCTGGGGGAACCGTGGGTCTGTGACCCTTTTCAAAAAGGTTCCCTCGGGATTTCCTCTTTTATCTTCACAAAAAAGGGAGACTCTGATATTATCCGAATCTTCGCGGCCGTTCAATCCCAAATCGGCGCAAACGGCAAGGGGCCGCGCAGTCCAGGGAGCGGCGGCAGGACCCCGCGCCTTCAGTCCGCCGGCGGGTGCCGTCGAACGTTGCCGCTTTTTTGTGCGGCCCATGCCCCTTTTTTAGGCCCCTTCCGGCGGCGGGCCTCGAAAAACATCCCATTTAAAAGCTTGACCGCCGGGCACGAATATTGCATAGTATGGTATCCGTTCTCGGACAACACAAGGGACGGCGCTATCCGCGCAGGGCCGGTGCGCCGCGCAGAGAAAAGGGGGAGGCGAGATGAAGAAGGTCGAGGCCATAATAAAACCTTTCAAACTCGATGAAGTCAAGGAGGCCCTCAACGAAATAGGCATTCAGGGCATCACCGTCTCCGAGGTAAAGGGCTTCGGACGCCAGAAGGGCCACACCGAGCTCTACAGGGGCGCCGAGTACGTCGTCGACTTCCTCCCCAAGATAAAGATCGAGATAGTAGTAAAGGAAGAGCTCGTCTCCAGGGTCGTGGAGACCATCGTCGAGGCCGCCAAGACCGGCCGCATAGGCGACGGCAAGGTCTTTGTCGTCTCCGTCGACGAGGCCGTGAGGATACGCACCGGCGAGCGGGGCGACGACGCCGTCTGAGGGCCGCGCACCGTCATCGCAATAAACCACGAAAAAAACACAAAGGCGGAAAAAGGAGGACATAACATGTCACCAAAGAACGTGTTGAAGGTAGCCCAGGAGAAGAACGCCAGGATGGTCGACTTCAAGTTCCTCGATTTCATCGGCTTGTGGCAGCATTTCTCCATACCGACAAACGAGCTCACCGAGGACGTATTCGAGGAGGGGCTCGGCTTCGACGGCTCCAGCATCCGCGGCTGGCAGCCCATCCACGCAAGCGACATGCTCGTCATGCCCGATCCGTCGACGGCCGTCATGGACCCCTTCACCGAGGTGCCCACACTGAGCCTCATCTGCAACATCGTCGATCCCATCACCAAGGAGCCCTACTCCAGGGACCCGAGGGCCATAGCCCAGAAGGCCGAAGCCTACCTCAAGAGCACGGGCATAGGCGACACCTTCTACGTGGGACCGGAGCCCGAGTTCTTCGTCCTCGACGACATCCGCTTCTCCACGGGCCCGGACCACGGCTTCTACTTCCTCGACAGCGTGGAGGGCGTATGGAACTCGGGGCGCGACGAATGTCCCAACCTCGGCTACAAGCCCCGCCACAAGGAGGGCTATTTCCCCGTGCCCCCCACCGACAGCCAGCAGGACATCCGCACCGAGATGTGCCTGGTCATGGAAGAGGTGGGCATACACGTGGAAAAACAGCACCACGAGGTCGCAACGGCGGGCCAGGCCGAGATAGACATGCGCTTTGACAGCCTGCTCAGGATGGGCGACAAGCTCATGTGGTACAAGTACATCGTCAAGAACGTGGCCAAGCGGTGGAACAGGACGGCCACCTTCATGCCCAAACCCGTCTTCGGCGACAACGGCACGGGCATGCATACCCACCAGTCCATATGGAAGGACGGCAAGCCCACCTTCGCCGGCGACAAGTACGGCGGACTGAGCGAGACGGCCATGTACTACATAGGCGGCATCCTCAAGCACGCCAGGGCGCTCAACGCCTTCTGCAACCCCTCGACCAACTCCTACAAGAGACTCGTGCCGGGCTTCGAGGCGCCCATAAACCTCGCCTACTCGTCGCGCAACCGCTCGGCCGCCATACGCATACCCATGTACTCGCCGTCGCCCAAGGCCAAGAGGATCGAGGTGCGCTTCCCCGACCCCTCGTGCAACGGCTACCTCGCTTTCTCTGCCATGCTCATGGCCGGCCTCGACGGCATCCAGAACAAGATCGACCCCGGCGACCCGCTCGACAAGGACATCTACGGCCTGAGCCCCGAAGAGCTGGCCAACGTCCCCTCGGCGGCGGGCTCCCTGGAAGAGGCCCTCGACGCCCTCAAAAACGACCACGAGTTCCTCCTCAAAGGCGACGTCTTCACCCAGGACGTCATCGACACGTGGATCGAGTACAAAACCGAACGGGAGATAAACCCCGTAAAGCTCAGGCCGACACCTCACGAGTTCGCCCTGTACTTCGACTGCTGAGACGCCGAAACAAAAAACGACAAACAAAAAGCCCCCGGAAAACTCAGAGAAGTTCCGATTAATTACCCTGGGGGAAACTTTCTGTAGAAAGTTTCCCCCAGACCCCCTTCAAAGACTTTCAATACGAGTCGGTTTCCCCCTGTCTTGCTCCGCAAGACAGGGGGAAACCGACTCGCTTTAAAAGTTTTTGGAGGGAGTCTGAGGGAACCTTTTTACAAAAAGGTTCCCTCAGTGGAATAATCGGAACTTCTCCGAGTCTTCCGGGGGCTTTTTGTTTTCAGCGAGTCTGTCAAGGGCGCGACCTTGAAAAGCCGCTTCGGCTGTGTTAAAAGATTTTCTTGTCTGCCCTATACTTACGGTGGAGCAGGCCGGGGGCTTCCCTTTGCGGGTCGAGCTTAGCCGGCAAAGAGGATATTTATGTCGAAGAGGTACGACCACAGAGAGATAGAGCTGCGTCGCCAGGGGCTCTGGGAGCGCGGCAACGCATTTGCGACCGTTGCGGAAGGCGGCGCCGAGACCTGCTACGTGCTCGAGATGTTCCCCTATCCCTCGGGGAGGATCCACATGGGGCATGTGCGCAACTATTCCATAGGCGACGTGGTGGCCCGTTACCAGCGGATGCGCGGGCGCAGTGTGCTCCACCCCATGGGCTGGGACTCCTTCGGCCTGCCGGCCGAGAACGCCGCCATACAGCACGGCATTCATCCGGCCCGGTGGACCGACGAGAATATCGCCAGGATGAGGGCCCAGCTCAAGCGCCTGGGCCTGAGTTACGACTGGAGCCGCGAGGTGGCCACCTCCTCGCCCGAGTATTACCGCTGGAACCAGTGGATCTTCCTCAAGTTCCTGGAGCGCGGCCTCGCATACAGGAAACGCTCGTCGGTGAACTGGTGCCCCCGCTGCTCCACGGTGCTCGCCAACGAGCAGGTCGAAGACGGTCTGTGCTGGCGCTGCGAGTCGGCCGTCCAGGCGAGGGAGCTCGATCAGTGGTTCTTCAGGATCACCGACTACGCCGACGAGCTCCTCGACTACACCTACAGGCTGCGGGGCTGGCCCGAGCGGGTCCTCACCATGCAGCGCAACTGGATAGGCCGGAGCGCGGGCGCCGAGGTGGACTTCCCCGTCGAGGGCTCGCAGGAGAAGATAAGGGTCTTCACCACGAGACCCGACACCCTCTACGGCGTCACCTTCATGAGCCTGGCGGCCGAACACCGGCTCATCGAAAAGATCGCCCCTGCCGACCGTCTCGGTGCGCTGCGGGAGTTCGCCTCGAGGGTGCGCGCCCGGGCGGCAGCCGCCCCCCGCGACGCCGAGCCGCCCAAGGAGGGGGTCTTTACGGGCGCGTACTGCATAAACCCCTTGAACGGCGAGCGCGTGCCCGTCTATGCCGCAAACTTCGTGGTGGCCGGCTACGGCACGGGCGCGGTCATGGCCGTGCCGGCCCACGACCAGCGGGACTTCGAGTTCGCCAGGGCCTACGGCCTGCCCGTGAAGGTCGTCATAAACCCGCCGGGCGAAGAGCTCGACCCCGCCGCCATGGAGAGGGCCTACACCGAGCCCGGGGTGATGACCGCCTCCGGCGACTTCGACGGCATGGGGAGCGAAGAGGCCGGCGAGGCCATAACAGAGCGTCTTGAAGAGCTCGGCTGCGGGCGGCGGACCGTGACATACAGGCTGCGCGACTGGGGCGTTTCGCGCCAGCGCTACTGGGGCTGTCCCATACCGGTCGTCTACTGCGAGGACTGCGGCGTCGTGCCCGTGCCCTATGAAGACCTGCCCGTCGTGCTCCCCGAGGACGTGGACTTCTCGGGCCAGGGGCTATCGCCGCTTGAGTCCTCGCCGTCCTTCGTGAACGCGCCGTGTCCGCGCTGCGGCCGGCCCGCAAGGCGCGAGACCGACACGATGGACACCTTCGTCGATTCGTCGTGGTACTTCCTGCGCTACCTCTCGCCCAGGGGAGAGAACGCACCCTTCGACAGGGACGAGGCCCGTCGCTGGATGCCGGTGGACCAGTACATAGGCGGCATCGAACACGCCGTCATGCACCTGCTCTA
Coding sequences within:
- a CDS encoding c-type cytochrome, with amino-acid sequence MRWGRGKRGPVALLQEVFPGVIKLRRCTMRWKALFVVCGLAVLSLWAVPRAGAGVSLDRGKKVYRSLCVNCHGWKGEGDGPGARIRGIRAGDLSNRAYMSLLSDQELYDRIAYGQEMFPFIQMPGWKERLSPDEIRDVVAYIRLLEKDKGPLEGPTPQERERRYREDPLEKGHLLYMKYCSNCHGEKGDGRGWAAEKLEHRPADFTDHSVMDGLNRWDIINYIKGRAAPEGERYMPEFGALDEEMIDSIVNYVEAIRRGETGARSTGGDGPEADEEDTGLDWLPDWLD
- a CDS encoding leucine--tRNA ligase; translated protein: MSKRYDHREIELRRQGLWERGNAFATVAEGGAETCYVLEMFPYPSGRIHMGHVRNYSIGDVVARYQRMRGRSVLHPMGWDSFGLPAENAAIQHGIHPARWTDENIARMRAQLKRLGLSYDWSREVATSSPEYYRWNQWIFLKFLERGLAYRKRSSVNWCPRCSTVLANEQVEDGLCWRCESAVQARELDQWFFRITDYADELLDYTYRLRGWPERVLTMQRNWIGRSAGAEVDFPVEGSQEKIRVFTTRPDTLYGVTFMSLAAEHRLIEKIAPADRLGALREFASRVRARAAAAPRDAEPPKEGVFTGAYCINPLNGERVPVYAANFVVAGYGTGAVMAVPAHDQRDFEFARAYGLPVKVVINPPGEELDPAAMERAYTEPGVMTASGDFDGMGSEEAGEAITERLEELGCGRRTVTYRLRDWGVSRQRYWGCPIPVVYCEDCGVVPVPYEDLPVVLPEDVDFSGQGLSPLESSPSFVNAPCPRCGRPARRETDTMDTFVDSSWYFLRYLSPRGENAPFDRDEARRWMPVDQYIGGIEHAVMHLLYARFFTKALRDMGLVDVDEPFERLLTQGMVCKEITRCAEHGYLAPEEVRDGRCAHCGAPVEIGAVEKMSKSKKNTVDPDHIIERYGADTTRLFSLFAAPPEKDLDWSEEGVEGAYRFIGRVWRLVTEELDTLASTPPYDPAVDPPLEGEAAGLRRSTHATIKKVTADIERRFHFNTAIAAVMEHVNLLYQFRAKAGGELERKVMREGVEAALLLLSPFAPHFTEELWEMLGNRTPLHETPWPDYSEEALAVESVEVVVQINGKVRSRVTVPAGSDEETVRERVMADERVRRWTEGREVKKFVYVPGRLANVVVAGR
- a CDS encoding P-II family nitrogen regulator → MKKVEAIIKPFKLDEVKEALNEIGIQGITVSEVKGFGRQKGHTELYRGAEYVVDFLPKIKIEIVVKEELVSRVVETIVEAAKTGRIGDGKVFVVSVDEAVRIRTGERGDDAV
- the glnA gene encoding type I glutamate--ammonia ligase, with the translated sequence MSPKNVLKVAQEKNARMVDFKFLDFIGLWQHFSIPTNELTEDVFEEGLGFDGSSIRGWQPIHASDMLVMPDPSTAVMDPFTEVPTLSLICNIVDPITKEPYSRDPRAIAQKAEAYLKSTGIGDTFYVGPEPEFFVLDDIRFSTGPDHGFYFLDSVEGVWNSGRDECPNLGYKPRHKEGYFPVPPTDSQQDIRTEMCLVMEEVGIHVEKQHHEVATAGQAEIDMRFDSLLRMGDKLMWYKYIVKNVAKRWNRTATFMPKPVFGDNGTGMHTHQSIWKDGKPTFAGDKYGGLSETAMYYIGGILKHARALNAFCNPSTNSYKRLVPGFEAPINLAYSSRNRSAAIRIPMYSPSPKAKRIEVRFPDPSCNGYLAFSAMLMAGLDGIQNKIDPGDPLDKDIYGLSPEELANVPSAAGSLEEALDALKNDHEFLLKGDVFTQDVIDTWIEYKTEREINPVKLRPTPHEFALYFDC